The genome window ATTTTTCAACACGTTTTTATTAAGTGATGGGGATTAATTAAGTCACCAAAATTAATTCGCAGTGAACTATTCAACTTTTTGCCACACAAAAATTAAAGAGATGGGACTACTCTTAAAATTTAAGCATTGGATAGTACTGTCAGTAATCAGTATGGCAACCACTTGCTTCTCTGATGTCTCCACGTACGGAAAGAACAGTCCAACCTTTAATTTAAGTGgattgaaagttttttttttttttttggagaaagtTGAAACTCCCTTACAACAATAATGGAGAAGAAAGCGAGCTTCACTTTAGCCTTCTTCTTGTGTGTTCTCATTGTTTTTCTAGGTCGCCGACAATCTCTCTTTTCTTCGTTTATTGTTTGCAACTTCGATTTTGGCATATGTATGCTGTTCCTATCCGCACTGCAGTAATtaacttcttcttctcccaCTGATATATAAGTGCAGAGGTCAGACATGGCGCGGATACAAAGCTGTTCGTTTTCGGAGACTCCTATGCCGATACTGGGAATACGCCGCCGATTGATGGTTTTGAGTGTTGGGAGGAACCCTATGGCATCACTTTCCCCGGCAAACCTTCCGGCAGATTCTCCGACGGCCGTGTTCTCACCGACTTCATAGGTGCACTTCCTTAACACCTACCTGCCCATACCTACCCCTTAtctatcttttttgtttttgtttttggtcaTTACACAACATACATTATTGAtcttagtatttttaaattaattttgcactttttttttgtgtagtcGATAATGATCATAAAGAAAGTAAATCACCATAGATTATTGACTTAAATCGAGTAGACCAATTGACTGCTTCCACTTAAAATTGAACTTAAAATACTTCCGGGATGAGCGACCATTTTCTGGTGGAAAGGCTACAGCCTACAGGCCAGGGCGGTTCACTAGAGGTCTGTTTTTGGTGGGAAATGTTGTCTAAACCTTACTGACACACTATCACTGGTCATTAActtgtttttagattttattgtacgaaaataaaatgttaaatgagtttaattacaatattaaacaagTTTGGATACTTAATTAACTTTTCATGTAAAGATCGAAAGCTTATTTGACAATTTCccttattagaaaaataaaaagtaaataatttatttactaaAAGCTTGTGGTGTTCAGCTGAGTACCTGGGAATCAGATCTCCAGTGCCCTACAGAGGGTGGAAACTGGGTTTAAATTTACAGAAAAATGGGATGAACTTTGCGTATGGCGGAACCGGTGTTTTCAACACCACCAGTGGCGGGCCCAACATGACCGCACAGATTAATGATTTCCAACAACTGATTCAACAACGTGTGTTCACCAAACGGGACCTCACTTCGTCGGTTGCTCATGTTTCCGCGGCCGGGAACGACTACGGTGCTTTGTCGGTCGGCGGCCAAAAGGCAAGGCAAAAACAATCCCTAAACTCATGTCAACTAGTATAACGAGTTTATTACCGAATggttaaaataagaaaattttatctAAGAGGggattttataaagtttttcattataaaaaaaattgggaagggATTTTTGTGCGATGAGGTGTgatttttaactatttttttttctacaaataCCACATCTTTGTGAGACCCATTGTTTTGCACATGTTGTGCGTATGACACATTGCCAATGtaccttctttttctttctttttgtcatattttttttgcTTCTTCTCTCTTCCTCCTTTCCTACTTTGGCATTGAAAAAACCACCAAAAATCTTACACTTATGAAGTTGCCCTGATAAATAATTGACGGAATAGTCATGATTTTTCAATTTACCCTCAACATTAACAATTCATACAAAGGATCTATTTAGTAGAGCTTATTTTAGAATTTAGCTTATTTTAACTACTTACAAATGAGCTGTAAGCTCTGTTTGGTTTGGTAAAACCGTAATACATAAGGAGTTTAAaatactaacttattttgaaacactattCAAGATAAATTCAtgactttttaacttttttttttaaatccttattaatttacaaaattgaCATCATCTaccctcattaatcaaatttcTAATATCTTAGTTTATCCTTTTATGTCTTTTTCACACTTATccttaattcaacaattaatttactaaatactttaattttaattagttaactTATTAGCTACTAACTTTTAAACTAGTTGTGCTAAACAGAGCCTTAAAAAAAGTAAAGTTGGACTACAATTATGAATGATTCAATACTCTATAACTAAATTTGGTAGTTTTAAAAATGaagcaataaaattaaaaacgaGTGATAATTAGAAATTACCGGAATTAACTCGTTTTGAGGTATTATAATGTTATTATGTTATGTTTTTGTGTAGGATATAGAGAGTGTTATCAGTCAGCTAGTGTTGAACCTCAAACGCATATACAGTTTGGGAGTTCCCAGAATAAGTGTGGTGGCAGTGCCGCCATTTGGATGCTTGCCTGGAGATGTTCCCATCCAACCTTCACCTAATAGGGTTTGCAACGAATCgcaaaattcattttcaaggcttCACAATCAATTGCTGAAAGAAGCTGTGGAGCAACTGAACACTGAAACTGGTGGATCCACTTTTGTCATTCTTGATCTCTACTCTGCATTCATGTCAGCCTTGAACGTACAGAATAATCGTTCAGGTAAATGCTCAACACGCCCCTCACGTGTGATGGTCGATTACTTTTGACGAGGGTTCTAAGCAACatgtggaccatagtcttttttttgttggttttgataccaaattgagaCATGTGCTATATCTTAACTAAAAGCCTAATAAGCTGATAGTTGTGTTGCACATTtatgcttatatattatatgctcaacagatTAGATAAACATAATGttttattaagaataaaaaGGGCAAAAGTTAGGAGGTTGatttattgttcttttttttggttttaggGAAATCAAGTTTTGTGAATCCATTGGGAGAATGTTGCAAGGGAACAATAAGTGGATCAAGCTGCGGAGATGTTGATGAAGATGGAAGAAAGGAATATGTAGTGTGTGAGGATCCAAAGCAGTCATTCTTTTGGGATACAATACATCCTTCACAACAAGGCTGGCTTACTGTTTTTTCAATTGTGAAACCCTCACTCAACACTCTCCTCTTACCTCATGCCACATTCACTTCTACCTCCGTTGCAATAtaagtagaattttaaaataaatattttgaaatatcaaTGTTAATATGCCGTGAGCTGTACCTAGTATAAATCTGCAAGTGTGATGATGAATTGTATTAGATATTAGCATTGAATTCGTTAGACCTATGTAGTTATACTAATTATAATAAGACATTAGTTCGATTTAGTGTCATAATAgtttatgtaattaatatattagttaACGGCAAAATTATGTGAAATTTGTGATAAttatggcaatttatatcgtggacccggttcacaatgcattgtgcaccccgtaccaaaataTTAGgagatgagttatgtgtattctaggtaatcgttctatgtattctaggcaatcattctgtgtattctagacaaccgttctgtgtattcatgttagtaacacatgttgtgatgtgtttgtgcattcgaatgtttaggagaatgagttatgtgtattttgtgtcaatattctgtgtattcatgttattaacacatgttgtgatgtgtttgtgcattcgaatgttaggaggatgagttctgtatattttgtgtcaatattctgtgtattctaggcaaacgttctgtgtattttacgCAACCGCGCGTTTTGTGTATTATATTCTAGACaagaattctgtgtattatagacaatGAATTCCTTGAAGTCATTCGCGACCGTGTCCACTAACATTGAAACGACGACGCCGTTTCGGACCAAAGTACAAGCACCTGTTGTACTGATCGACCTAAAGTTGCTTGTTTGTCAGCAAACTCATAGATCTAGAGCAGTATGGAGTGATATGGATTATGATGTTATGGTCAAAGTGGCTCAATATGATATGCTTGCTACGATCAATCAACAACCCCGTCATCCTAGGATGGTTGAATTAATAATTGCGCTAGGCGGACTTGTATGAGATTTCTCCCCTCATGACAATGTTAGTGGACCATGGGCTAATTTCAACGCTTTAGAGCGGTGGCGTCTTGAGGTCCAGGCATTTCACATGCCCTTCAGCGAGGTGGGCATAAGTGCATAACACTTTTGGACGTTGAAGTGTCATTTGGTTTAAAGGTGGACGGATTACCTGTTATTGAGTACGACTGTGGTTCCGTATAGTGGGTTTGTTGTGTTCTTGGGTACAAACTTGGTATCAAGGTCTTGCAAGACGCAGCTCACAGCTGCAAGGTCCTCTACTGAAGCGGAGTATAAAGCCCTAGCAGTTTGTCTGTGTAAGTGACATGGATTGTCTCTTTGTTACGTGAGCTTGATGTCTTTGTTGCTTGCTCTGCGATTGTAATGTGATAATTTGGGAGATACCTATATGTGTGCTAATATGGTTTTCCATGCGCGGACTAAGCACATGGAGTTTGGCTATCACTTCGTTCGGGAGAATGTGATTTATGGGAGCTTCTagttgtcaaagaccttgtggtctagtgacacccggtgtcccgatttacactcccacatggatgatgggagtgggttcgagcttcattAGAAGCTActgttaactctttgtgctacTCATtgtaacagaaaaaaaaaatcgggaCTTAAAGGgcatgtttactaacagaaaactagtttctgttttctgttttttaatttttctgtttagaaaacttgtttactaacacttattttttcaaatttattttttttagattaacgttataaaattatcaataagtttaatttcgggtgatttttagaccttatatttaaaatattttaaaatatatttggtttaaatagaataaatatattttttacttttaagtccaatatgtaaaaaatttacatttgatatccgaaccaaatttatatctgtatataacataaataaaaatatatctgaaccaataacttattaagttcacataaaatttagtttagatataTAATATCAGTGACGGAGTTGccctgggggcagtgggggcacctgcccccactcaccccacccccaccccatatataactttgtatgtatatatgtatatatatacctgttttagatataaatatataaaaacagatgCATTAAACAAAGTGTAAGCTAGACAAGATGGTAGAATTGTGTTTTGCTTTAGCAAAGGTTGTGTGCTCGAATCATACGGGAagcacaattttttttgggtatatatatatatatatatatatatatatatataattaatgagatatgtaatttataatttgttttctatttgaattaatttatcaaattagttatgtttcatattttgttataaatatttttataaagttttgatatgttttatttatggcctatatccaacaatatttatgattatatttctttaagtatttcttcctttttttttttaatatttcgccCCCGCTGGAACAAATTCCTGGATACGTCCctgtataatattaatattttttgagctaatatttaaaatatgtttggatatattcatttgaatgacgtgtatataatatataatttttattttgaattctaatatagtaatatatgtgaaatttcgatatccgatatatggaccaaacttgtatccgatataacataattaaaaatatccaaaccaataatcaattgagttcaatccaAACATAAAACGTgatatagatttcaatttttaattttgacaatgtgaatgatgtataattttaagcataatcaaataagttatgtttaaataagtaatgcaagtagaaaagatagaaaatg of Ipomoea triloba cultivar NCNSP0323 chromosome 3, ASM357664v1 contains these proteins:
- the LOC116012174 gene encoding GDSL esterase/lipase At5g03610-like — encoded protein: MEKKASFTLAFFLCVLIVFLEVRHGADTKLFVFGDSYADTGNTPPIDGFECWEEPYGITFPGKPSGRFSDGRVLTDFIAEYLGIRSPVPYRGWKLGLNLQKNGMNFAYGGTGVFNTTSGGPNMTAQINDFQQLIQQRVFTKRDLTSSVAHVSAAGNDYGALSVGGQKDIESVISQLVLNLKRIYSLGVPRISVVAVPPFGCLPGDVPIQPSPNRVCNESQNSFSRLHNQLLKEAVEQLNTETGGSTFVILDLYSAFMSALNVQNNRSGKSSFVNPLGECCKGTISGSSCGDVDEDGRKEYVVCEDPKQSFFWDTIHPSQQGWLTVFSIVKPSLNTLLLPHATFTSTSVAI